CGGACATCATTCTTTCATCTCCGCGATCTCGGAGGGCTTGAAGATGCCCTTCTCGGTGATGAATCCGGTGACCAGGTCGGAGGTGGTGACGTCGAAGGCGGGGTTGAGCGCCTTGGAGCCGACGGGTGCGATGCGGATGCCCTGCACCTCGGTCATCTCGGTCTCGGACCTCTGCTCGATGACGATGTCCTTGCCGGTCTTGGTGCTGAAATCGAAGGTGGAAACGGGGGCGGCGACATAGAACGGGATGCCGAACTTCTTGGCGACGATGGCCTTATCGTAGGTTCCGATCTTGTTGGCGAAGTCCCCGTTGGCGGCGATCCTGTCGGCGCCGACGATAATCATGTCGACCCCCTGGCTCATGTAATAGGCGGCGGAGCCGTCGGGGATAATCGCATGGTCGATCCCCTCCTGGTTGAGCTCCCATGCGGTGAGCTGCATGCCCTGGAGCCTGGGGCGGGTCTCGGAGGCGTAGACGAAGAACTTCTTGCCCGCATCGTGGGCGTTCCTCATGGGGGCGAGCGCGGTACCGACGTCGACGGTGGCGAGTGCGCCGGCGTTGCAGTGAGTCATTAGCTTCATGCCGTCTTTGATGAGGGCCCCTCCGAACTCTCCGATCCTGCGGCACTTGTCGACGGTTATGTTGGCGTACTCGTCGGCGGCCTCCACGGGGTCGGCTCCGGCCTTGAGCTTCTTGACCATCCAGTCGGTGGCGTAGAACAGGTCGAAAGCGGTGGGCCTGGCGGCTTTGACGTGCTTGGCGGCCTCATCGATGTCTGCTTTCTGGATGGCGGCAAGGCACATTGCGTATGCGGCTGAGGCGCCGATGGACGGAGCTCCCCTGGTGGTCATGTTCCTGATTGCTTCCGCGACGGCCTTGTAGTCATCGAAATCCACGATGACCAGCTTCAGAGGGAGTTCCCTCTGGTCGATCATCCTGCATTTGCCGTCCTCGAACCATACTGCCTTGATGTCCTTGGTCTCGCCGTTCTCCATTCTCGCCTTCATGGTTTGGCCTCTGCCCCCGCAATGGCTTGTAATTTAAAAATAACTGGGGACTCGGTACTCGGGAACGAAGGTCAGGAGGGCGCCGTTGCCGAGCTGTTCGCAGGACTCCATCTTCAGGCGGATGCCTTCGGGCGCGACCCTGCCGTCCCCGTCGGCGGGGGTCGGGGCGGTCCTGCCGCCGATGATCTGGGGGCCCACGAAGACCGTGTACTTTCCGACGAGCTTCTCGCGGAAGAACGATGCGATGACCTCCCCTCCGCCCTCGACCATGACCGATTCGATGCCGAGTTCCTCGCGGATGAGCTCCATGGCCCTCCTGAGGTCGATCTTCCCGTCCCCCGCACGGACGACGGTGGCCCTGGTGCCCCAGTCCTTGGTGCATTCCCTGCAGGTGACGATGACGGTTTCGGCAAGGTCGTCGAGGACGCGTGCGTCATCGGGGGTGCGGCCGTTAGTGTCGAGGACGATCCTGACGGGGTTCTCCTCCTTCATCGGCCCTTTCACCGTGAGGTGGGGATCATCGGAGATGACGGTTCCCACCCCGACGAGGATCCCCCTGTACCGTTTCCTGAGATCCTTGACCCTGGCTATGTCCTCGTCGCTGGATATCCTGACCTGCTTCCTCTCCGGTCCGGCGAGCTTGCCGTCGGCGGACATGGCGCAGTTGACGTGGATAAAAGGTACCTGCCGGCTCATATCCCGTTCGCCCCGGGGGTGACGGTGAAGTGGTATCCGTCGTCCTTCCTCTCGACGCCGAAGCGGACATCGAGGAACGACTCGAGGGTGTCCATCTGCGATAGCAGGTGCTTGCTGATCCTGGAAACGATGAACTCGCTCTTGCCGTCGGCCATAGCCATGTACGGCAGGAGCTGGTCGGCGGTGTGGATATCCACGGTGCTGCCGGTCCTCATCTCCTGGAGGAGGTCGCTTGCCGCATCCAGTCCGGACTGGTGGGCGCTGTGCCCCTTGCTGGAGAGGACGTTGCTCGAGAGCAGTCCGTTCTCGTACTCCG
This is a stretch of genomic DNA from Thermoplasmatales archaeon BRNA1. It encodes these proteins:
- a CDS encoding translation initiation factor 2B subunit I family (IF-2BI), which translates into the protein MKARMENGETKDIKAVWFEDGKCRMIDQRELPLKLVIVDFDDYKAVAEAIRNMTTRGAPSIGASAAYAMCLAAIQKADIDEAAKHVKAARPTAFDLFYATDWMVKKLKAGADPVEAADEYANITVDKCRRIGEFGGALIKDGMKLMTHCNAGALATVDVGTALAPMRNAHDAGKKFFVYASETRPRLQGMQLTAWELNQEGIDHAIIPDGSAAYYMSQGVDMIIVGADRIAANGDFANKIGTYDKAIVAKKFGIPFYVAAPVSTFDFSTKTGKDIVIEQRSETEMTEVQGIRIAPVGSKALNPAFDVTTSDLVTGFITEKGIFKPSEIAEMKE
- a CDS encoding riboflavin-specific deaminase C-terminal domain protein, producing MSADGKLAGPERKQVRISSDEDIARVKDLRKRYRGILVGVGTVISDDPHLTVKGPMKEENPVRIVLDTNGRTPDDARVLDDLAETVIVTCRECTKDWGTRATVVRAGDGKIDLRRAMELIREELGIESVMVEGGGEVIASFFREKLVGKYTVFVGPQIIGGRTAPTPADGDGRVAPEGIRLKMESCEQLGNGALLTFVPEYRVPSYF